A single Microbacterium protaetiae DNA region contains:
- a CDS encoding S9 family peptidase — protein MTDVRTPDAASIPVAQRRETARTHHGDTFLDPYEWLRQKDDPQVIAHLEAENAYTEARTAHLASLRETIFSEIKGRTQETDLSVPSRQGDWWYYGRTVAGKQYGIQCRAPLGSPDDWTPPELTPEVAVPGEQVLLDANIEAEGQEFFSLGSFEVSKDGGMLLYGVDVEGDERYTLKVRDLATGQNLPDEIPNTSAGASFSPDGRFVVYLTVDEAWRPDTVWLHELGTPVADDVQLFHEPDERYWVGAGFTRSDRYLVIGVGSSITSEEWLVDAADLRAAPRVVWPRVEGVEYDSDHAVVDGEDVLYILHNRDALDFELVRVAASDPTSSPTVVVAHEPGRRLLGLSTFRDFGVLAYRRDSLARLGLFDYTTSAVDELTFDEPLYAAGLGGNPEWAPPVLRLGYTSFVTPSTVYDYVVATGEKLLRKRQPVLGGYDPADYDQARVWATAHDGVRVPISLVWKRSFGTPGENERPLHLYGYGSYEHSIDPGFSVARLSELDRGVVFAVAHVRGGGEMGRQWYEDGKTMRKRNTFTDFLDCAEHLIAGGYTSASRMVAEGGSAGGLLMGAIANMRPELFAGILADVPFVDALTSILDPSLPLTVIEWDEWGDPLRSPAVYAYMKSYTPYENVRADAAYPPILAVTSLNDTRVLYVEPAKWVAALREAGADALLKCEMVAGHGGVSGRYNAWRERAYELAWLLDVLGLAEAA, from the coding sequence GTGACCGACGTACGCACCCCAGACGCAGCATCCATCCCCGTCGCACAGCGCCGCGAGACCGCGCGCACCCACCACGGCGACACCTTTCTGGATCCGTACGAGTGGCTCCGGCAGAAGGACGATCCCCAGGTCATCGCGCATCTCGAGGCAGAGAACGCCTACACCGAGGCGCGCACCGCGCACCTCGCCTCGCTGCGCGAGACGATCTTCAGCGAAATCAAAGGACGTACTCAAGAGACCGATCTGTCTGTGCCCAGCCGCCAGGGCGACTGGTGGTACTACGGCCGCACCGTCGCCGGCAAGCAATACGGCATCCAGTGCCGTGCGCCGCTGGGTTCACCCGATGACTGGACCCCGCCCGAGCTGACGCCCGAGGTCGCGGTGCCCGGCGAGCAGGTGCTGCTCGATGCCAACATCGAGGCCGAGGGTCAGGAATTCTTCTCGCTGGGCAGCTTCGAGGTGTCCAAAGACGGCGGGATGCTGCTGTACGGCGTCGACGTCGAAGGCGACGAGCGCTACACGCTCAAGGTGCGCGACCTGGCCACCGGGCAGAATCTGCCCGACGAGATTCCGAACACCTCGGCCGGGGCATCCTTCTCCCCCGACGGCCGCTTCGTCGTCTATCTGACCGTCGATGAGGCGTGGCGCCCCGACACCGTCTGGTTGCACGAACTGGGCACTCCGGTTGCCGACGACGTGCAACTGTTCCACGAGCCCGACGAACGTTACTGGGTCGGGGCGGGCTTCACCCGCAGCGATCGCTACCTGGTGATCGGGGTGGGTTCATCGATCACCAGCGAGGAATGGCTGGTGGATGCCGCCGACCTGCGTGCGGCGCCGCGTGTGGTCTGGCCCCGGGTCGAAGGCGTCGAATACGACAGCGACCACGCCGTCGTCGACGGCGAAGACGTGCTGTACATCCTGCACAACCGAGACGCTCTCGACTTCGAGCTCGTGCGGGTCGCGGCATCCGACCCCACCTCCTCGCCGACCGTGGTCGTCGCACATGAGCCGGGTCGGCGCCTGCTCGGCCTGTCGACGTTCCGTGACTTCGGCGTGCTGGCGTATCGACGCGACTCGCTGGCACGTCTGGGCCTTTTCGACTACACCACCAGCGCCGTGGACGAACTGACCTTCGACGAGCCGCTGTACGCCGCCGGACTGGGCGGCAACCCGGAGTGGGCACCGCCGGTGCTGCGACTCGGGTACACGTCGTTCGTCACCCCGAGCACCGTGTACGACTACGTCGTGGCCACCGGCGAGAAGCTGCTGCGCAAGCGGCAGCCGGTGCTGGGCGGTTATGACCCCGCCGACTACGACCAGGCGCGGGTGTGGGCCACCGCGCATGACGGCGTGCGGGTGCCGATCTCGCTGGTGTGGAAGCGCTCGTTCGGCACGCCCGGTGAGAACGAGCGTCCGCTGCACCTGTACGGCTACGGATCGTACGAGCACTCGATCGACCCCGGTTTCTCGGTCGCCCGACTCTCGGAGCTTGACCGCGGCGTGGTCTTCGCGGTCGCGCATGTGCGCGGCGGCGGCGAGATGGGCCGGCAGTGGTACGAAGACGGCAAGACGATGCGCAAGCGCAACACCTTCACCGACTTTCTCGACTGCGCCGAACACCTCATCGCGGGTGGGTACACCTCGGCGTCGCGCATGGTGGCCGAGGGCGGTTCTGCGGGCGGACTGCTGATGGGCGCCATTGCGAACATGCGGCCCGAGCTGTTCGCCGGAATTCTCGCCGACGTGCCCTTCGTCGATGCCCTCACCTCGATTCTGGACCCGTCGCTGCCGCTGACGGTGATCGAGTGGGACGAGTGGGGCGACCCGCTGCGCAGCCCCGCCGTGTACGCGTACATGAAGTCGTACACGCCATACGAGAATGTGCGGGCGGATGCCGCCTACCCGCCGATTCTCGCGGTGACCTCACTCAACGACACGCGCGTGCTGTACGTCGAACCGGCCAAGTGGGTCGCGGCGCTGCGCGAGGCCGGTGCCGATGCGCTGCTGAAGTGCGAGATGGTCGCTGGGCACGGCGGCGTGAGCGGACGCTACAACGCGTGGCGCGAGCGGGCGTACGAGCTGGCCTGGCTGCTGGACGTGCTCGGCCTGGCCGAGGCCGCGTAG